In one window of Fulvia fulva chromosome 5, complete sequence DNA:
- a CDS encoding mRNA-capping enzyme subunit alpha, whose translation MGSAIRLDDPELHTTKLSHDDAEFWRQNVSDLLQQRSTKFPGAQPVSFARKHLRELKEQDYYVAEKTDGIRCLLYLDQTLAEGGQPQEAQFLIDRKNDYYYISNGWLSVPLPNKDERTGKPRVPAYHIQTWHRGTILDGELVRQVHKHGTQQLTYLMFDILALDRQSVMDKPYNSRIGRFKTAVYEPWKAFAKDWPGEAKLQPFHLSVKNPQLSYGIEMMFKDVIPTLPHGNDGLIFTCLGTGYVPGTDKHILKWKPPHENTVDFRLQYCEHPKEVDDEGEYEDYEQPPRIELHVNGGPNNMKGYHNFAELHLTQEEWNAIMAKREMIDWRIIECWRDADTGHWRPKLDDGYPRFRDDKTDANHYSVVTSVIESIEDAVSEQDLIREAGEIKRNWKARQAEQEQKQKARQEEEQRRRHEAAKAQQAHQQQAPSKKEEVKEEEDDGPRYED comes from the coding sequence ATGGGCTCCGCCATCAGGCTCGACGATCCCGAACTCCACACCACAAAGCTATCGCACGACGACGCCGAGTTTTGGCGCCAGAATGTCAGCGACCTGCTCCAGCAACGCAGCACCAAGTTCCCCGGCGCTCAGCCTGTGTCGTTCGCGCGAAAGCACCTGCGCGAACTGAAAGAGCAAGACTACTATGTGGCTGAGAAGACGGATGGTATAAGATGCCTCCTCTACCTCGACCAGACCCTCGCGGAAGGCGGCCAACCGCAAGAAGCTCAATTCTTGATTGATCGCAAGAACGATTACTACTACATATCGAATGGATGGCTCTCTGTACCACTGCCGAACAAAGATGAGCGTACAGGCAAGCCGCGAGTCCCGGCATACCACATTCAGACCTGGCATCGTGGCACAATACTAGATGGAGAGCTCGTGCGGCAGGTCCACAAGCACGGCACACAGCAGCTGACATACTTGATGTTCGACATACTCGCGTTGGATCGTCAGTCTGTCATGGACAAGCCCTACAACAGTCGAATTGGGCGCTTCAAGACCGCCGTGTACGAGCCATGGAAAGCTTTCGCGAAGGATTGGCCTGGAGAAGCAAAGTTACAACCCTTCCACCTCAGTGTCAAGAATCCCCAGCTCAGCTACGGCATCGAGATGATGTTCAAAGACGTTATCCCCACGCTTCCACACGGCAACGACGGTCTGATCTTTACCTGCCTTGGTACAGGCTACGTGCCCGGCACCGACAAGCACATCCTCAAATGGAAACCGCCGCACGAAAACACCGTCGACTTCCGCCTGCAATACTGCGAACACCCCAAAGAAGTCGACGACGAAGGCGAGTACGAGGACTACGAGCAACCACCCCGCATCGAGCTGCACGTCAACGGCGGACCCAACAACATGAAAGGCTACCACAACTTCGCCGAGCTGCACCTCACGCAGGAAGAGTGGAATGCCATCATGGCCAAGCGCGAGATGATCGACTGGCGCATCATCGAATGCTGGCGTGACGCCGACACTGGGCACTGGAGACCCAAGCTAGACGATGGCTACCCGCGCTTTCGCGACGATAAGACTGACGCGAATCATTATAGCGTGGTGACGAGCGTGATTGAGAGTATCGAAGATGCGGTGTCGGAGCAGGATCTTATAAGAGAGGCAGGCGAGATCAAACGCAATTGGAAAGCAAGGCAGGCTGAGCAGGAGCAGAAGCAGAAGGCCAGACAGGAAGAAGAGCAGCGGAGGAGGCATGAGGCTGCTAAGGCGCAGCAGGCTCACCAACAGCAGGCCCCGtcgaagaaggaggaggtcAAAGAGGAGGAAGATGATGGGCCGAGATATGAGGACTAG
- a CDS encoding t-SNARE affecting a late Golgi compartment protein 2 produces the protein MSTTVSLGAWRDRTNLFISYRQSYTHHPAKRARFTGPSHGRFTDEPTDSERAGLMSNAEGDGDAVIEMDILPPRWLDIQDEISQVLGDIAGKMRRLDQMHAKHVLPGFDDESVKAKEEREIEGLTQDITRDFTTCQKAIRRIDRLVQEQQHQNRGGVSNADATMAKNLKMSLASRIGDVSTSFRKKQSAYMKKLRQLGGMGTSSPFDRSGTPMAQNPYNDPAMMDSEADRSSAQSTLLQTAQVRKRTGVQDAAIEQREREIEKIAQGIIDLSNLFQEIQTMVIDQGTVLDRIDYNVDRTAEHVKEADKELKVATGYQKRSTKRKIILLLVLIVVGMFILLLVKPRSQSGGQPAPAPPPPVEPPVPNDPGAGLPPRLSQGENVPDAAGLFGNEERHLEWKQRRRRPSSSR, from the exons ATGTCAACAACCGTGAGCTTGGGTGCATGGCGGGACCGCACGAATCT CTTCATATCATATCGACAGTCGTACACACATCACCCAGCGAAGAGAGCGCGCTTCACGGGACCCAGCCATGGCCGCTTCACCGATGAGCCGACCGATAGCGAGCGCGCTGGTCTCATGTCGAATGCGGAAGGTGATGGAGACGCGGTGATAGAGATGGATATTCTGCCGCCGCGATGGCTGGATATCCAGGATGAGATCAGTCAGGTGCTGGGAGATATCGCAGGCAAGATGAGGAGGCTGGATCAGATGCACGCGAAGCATGTCCTACCAGGATTCGATGACGAGAGCGTGAAGGCAAAGGAGGAACGGGAGATCGAGGGCTTGACGCAGGACATCACGAGGGACTTCACAACGTGCCAGAAAGCTATAAGGCGCATCGATCGACTGGTACAAGAGCAGCAACACCAGAATCGCGGAGGCGTATCGAATGCGGACGCGACAATGGCCAAGAACCTCAAGATGAGCTTGGCATCGCGAATAGGAGATGTCAGCACGTCATTCAGGAAGAAGCAGTCTGCGTACATGAAGAAGCTGCGGCAACTGGGAGGAATGGGTACTAGCAGTCCCTTCGATCGATCGGGCACGCCCATGGCCCAGAACCCGTACAACGACCCGGCGATGATGGACTCCGAGGCGGATCGATCGTCGGCGCAGTCGACGCTGTTACAGACAGCCCAAGTCCGGAAACGAACAGGCGTACAAGACGCAGCGATCGAGCAACGAGAGCGAGAGATCGAGAAGATTGCACAGGGCATTATTGACTTGTCAAACTTGTTCCAAGAGATTCAGACTATGGTCATCGACCAAGGCACCGTGCTGGACCGGATCGACTACAACGTGGACCGAACAGCCGAACACGTGAAAGAGGCAGACAAAGAGCTCAAGGTCGCGACAGGATACCAGAAACGAAGCACGAAGCGCAAGATTATCCTGCTGCTGGTGCTGATCGTGGTGGGCATGTTCATCTTGCTACTGGTGAAGCCGAGGAGTCAGAGCGGTGGGCAGCCAGCGCCGGCACCACCTCCGCCTGTTGAGCCGCCGGTACCGAACGATCCAGGCGCAGGACTGCCGCCGAGGTTGTCACAGGGAGAAAACGTACCAGACGCAGCAGGTCTGTTTGGAAATGAAGAGAGACATCTCGAGTGGAAGCAGCGCAGACGACGACCGAGTTCATCCAGGTGA
- a CDS encoding calmodulin, which yields MADSLTEEQVSEFKEAFSLFDKDGDGQITTKELGTVMRSLGQNPSESELQDMINEVDADNNGTIDFPEFLTMMARKMKDTDSEEEIREAFKVFDRDNNGFISAAELRHVMTSIGEKLTDDEVDEMIREADQDGDGRIDYNEFVQLMMQK from the exons ATG GCGGACTCACTGACCGAGGAGCAAGTCTCCGAGTTCAAGGAGGCCTTCTCCCTCTTC GACAAGGACGGCGATG GCCAAATCACCACCAAAGAGCTCGGCACCGTCATGCGCTCCCTCGGCCAGAACCCCAGCGAAAGCGAGCTCCAGGACATGATCAACGAGGTCGACGCCGACAACAACGGCACCATCGATTTCCCCGAGTTCCTCACCATGATGGCCCGCAAGATGAAGGACACGGACTCTGAGGAGGAGATCCGTGAGGCCTTCAAGGTCTTCGATCGCGACAACAACGGCTTCATCTCCGCTGCTGAGCTGAGACATGTCATGACCAGCATTGGCGAGAAGTTGACCGATGACGAGGTGGATGAGATGATTCGGGAGGCTGATCAGGATGGTGATGGAAGGATT